Proteins encoded within one genomic window of Humulus lupulus chromosome 1, drHumLupu1.1, whole genome shotgun sequence:
- the LOC133798597 gene encoding probable NAD(P)H dehydrogenase (quinone) FQR1-like 1: MGKGGGCVLSKKKEAIDVPDRDRQNPEKDQPNSGQNGIPIAETTDSVQVGGVRDGEGRRSVRIFIVFYSMYGHVEVLARRMKRGVDSIDGAQAFLYRVPETLSEEVLEQMRVPDKVDDDEVPVMSSAEKLEEANGLLFGFPTRYGSMAAQMKAFFDSTGESWREQRLAGIPAGFFCSTGTQGGGQETTAWTAITQLAHHGMIYVPIGYTFGAGMFKMDSIRGGSPYGAGVFSGDGTREPSETELALAEHQGKYMAAVVKRFGRSQHVNKQG, encoded by the exons ATGGGTAAAGGAGGTGGGTGCGTACTGAGCAAGAAAAAGGAAGCCATAGACGTTCCCGATCGAGATCGTCAAAACCCAGAGAAGGATCAGCCTAATTCTGGTCAAAACGGAATCCCAATTGCCGAAACCACAGACTCAGTTCAAGTTGGGGGCGTACGAGATGGCGAAGGTCGAAGGAGCGTCAGGATTTTCATAGTGTTTTACTCAATGTACGGTCATGTAGAGGTATTGGCGAGGAGGATGAAGAGGGGGGTTGACTCCATCGATGGAGCTCAAGCGTTTCTGTACAGAGTTCCCGAGACGCTTTCGGAGGAGGTACTGGAACAGATGAGGGTACCCGATAAGGTTGACGATGATGAGGTACCGGTGATGTCATCGGCGGAGAAGCTGGAGGAGGCTAATGGGTTGTTGTTCGGATTCCCGACGAGGTACGGGTCAATGGCAGCTCAGATGAAGGCGTTCTTCGACTCGACGGGGGAGTCGTGGCGAGAACAGAGGCTCGCCGGCATCCCTGCCGGATTTTTTTGCAGTACCGGAACGCAGGGCGGTGGACAAGAGACGACAGC TTGGACAGCAATTACTCAGCTGGCACACCATGGCATGATCTATGTTCCTATTGGTTACACCTTTGGCGCAGGAATGTTCAAGATGGACTCCATTAGAGGAGGCTCACCGTATGGAGCTGGAGTCTTCTCCGGCGATGGCACGAGGGAACCAAGTGAGACAGAGCTGGCTCTTGCCGAGCATCAAGGCAAGTACATGGCTGCAGTAGTCAAGAGGTTTGGTCGATCTCAGCATGTGAATAAACAAGGTTAA